A region from the Drosophila takahashii strain IR98-3 E-12201 chromosome 2L, DtakHiC1v2, whole genome shotgun sequence genome encodes:
- the LOC108064095 gene encoding uncharacterized protein — MHHLIQEPQLKEIHVETADITGKLACASTVKLNANAQEFVPLYKRAESTKDEAMVDRNDMKKTVEDEQKLKSNLTLPWKGFPKKSEKSARSAQVVLLNDVDYMILPCIKRAKKPKEEKLLVDLPPHTGPKEMAPTTSSNVIPSTSSLAEKPFDVEEKRREHERNVALEALKLSEQRRLRGPLIPPIQGVENSDKVQPVIHLSRSPIRFTPDERVKVDRLRAAKRERIERILREMINEKQEQLKLEQSQQQKKSRYDENEQKPSIAIEQEPVKKVEVAEVVPKKRYIPTTKEWDEQCRAKYFAKMGAEKKNQGLTSLPSHIQTPTKPPLVNSNVVNITASGIIRLGDLRATTKPRYCPPAELLAAEKRRGNLTHFRPLANWNIRRNPLAPLKESINQKGHIVQRYSIEKLLELEPQPEELENPSLDEALCNLGFLCD; from the exons ATGCACCACTTGATTCAGGAGCCTCAGTTAAAAGAAATCCATGTGGAAACTGCTGATATTACTGGGAAGCTGGCCTGCGCAAGTACAGTGAAGCTAAATGCCAATGCCCAGGAATTTGTGCCGCTTTATAAGAGGGCAGAATCTACCAAAGACGAAGCTATGGTCGACCGCAATGATATGAAGAAAACAGTGGAGGATGAGCAGAAGCTAAAATCTAACCTTACTTTGCCCTGGAAAGGATTTCCCAAAAAGTCTGAAAAAT ctgCCCGCAGTGCCCAGGTAGTTTTATTGAACGATGTAGACTACATGATTCTCCCTTGCATCAAGAGAGCGAAAAAGCCCAAGGAGGAGAAATTACTTGTCGACTTGCCTCCACACACTGGTCCTAAGGAAATGGCTCCGACTACTTCTTCCAATGTGATTCCAAGTACTTCTTCTCTAGCTGAAAAGCCCTTTGATGTCGAGGAAAAGCGGCGTGAGCACGAGAGAAACGTGGCCTTAGAAGCCCTAAAATTGTCGGAACAGCGCCGCTTGAGGGGACCTCTAATCCCTCCGATTCAAGGAGTTGAAAATTCTGACAAGGTTCAGCCAGTTATTCACCTCTCACGATCCCCCATACGATTTACCCCGGATGAAAGAGTAAAGGTGGATCGTTTGAGGGCCGCGAAGAGGGAGCGTATCGAGAGGATCCTGCGGGAAATGATAAATGAGAAACAGGAGCAACTGAAGCTAGAGCAAtcgcagcagcagaagaagaGTCGTTATGATGAAAATGAACAAAAACCATCCATCGCCATAGAACAGGAACCGGTGAAGAAAGTCGAGGTGGCCGAGGTGGTCCCCAAAAAGAGATACATACCGACCACCAAGGAGTGGGACGAGCAATGTCGGGCCAAATATTTTGCCAAGATGGGTgcagaaaaaaagaatcaggGCCTTACTTCATTGCCATCTCACATCCAAACTCCAACTAAACCGCCTTTGGTTAACTCGAATGTAGTCAACATTACGGCATCGGGAATAATCAGACTGGGCGATCTCAGGGCCACAACGAAGCCTCGATACTGTCCACCTGCTGAGCTCCTAGCTGCCGAGAAACGCAGGGGGAATCTCACCCACTTCCGACCTCTGGCCAACTGGAACATCCGTCGAAATCCCCTGGCTCCGTTGAAGGAATCAATCAATCAGAAGGGACACATTGTGCAGCGCTATAGCATCGAGAAACTGTTGGAACTCGAACCGCAACCCGAAGAACTTGAAAATCCGTCCCTGGATGAGGCCCTGTGTAATTTGGGATTTTTGTGCGATTGA